CTGCGACATTTTTGTCCGATTGGGGATGGTTGGCCACCAGCTTAAAAATCTTGCCTGAGTACTTCCGCACTACCTCAACTAGACCTGATTCAGCGAGCTCGAGGAGCGATCGCTGGATGTGGCGGATGGAATAGGAGCGTTTTCGACCCACTCCTGTCCACTCAGAAAACTCGTTCAACTCAAATTCTTGGGACCGTCCTGCGGGTTTGCGTCTCAGCAACCAACGGTACAGCTGACCTGCGCAGGGGGTGAGTTGTAAGGCTAGAGCATCGTGCGCGTGTGTGACCCGCGCAAAGACTTCGGACATCCGTGGTTCTCCAGTTGTAATTTGTGGTGGAGAACTGCTAGCCTTAAGTTGCGATACTGTTGGGCTAACAGTCCTCAGATTTTTGAAACCAGCATTGGGTTCCCGCCCGGTGCTGGTTTCGCTTTTAAAGGGACTCTACTACAGTCACTGCCCGCTCGTCTAGCAATATTCGCAGTGCGTCAAAAACCAGTCGAGCTAGAGCGATCGCCTAAAAGCCAAGGACTTCGCGATCACAGCACCCTAGGACAGCCAGCTGTTGCACCATTTGTTGACGAGCTTGGAGTTTAGCCGCACTGAAACCATTACGCAGCTTTTCCAGTTCAGCCATTGCATTTGCCTTCGCTATCGTTAACTGCATTAGTTTCTGCTGAAAGCTTTGGTACTCCTGGTTCGTTTGCAGCAACAGGAAACGTCTGGCTTTGCGTTGATTCTCGTTTTTCAGGTCATTTTCAAAGGCGACGGCGGCCTCAGCCTGACCTTCCTGCTCATGCATCTGGTGACGCACTTGCAGGATTTTGCCATCCAACTCATTCACTAACTGAGCAGCTTGAGCAATCTGTGGCGCGTAGTCTGACAAATTCATGGTGACTCTTTAACAGTGCAGTTGGAACAAAATTTTGCAGTCAGCCTTGATCAGCGCGGACAGGGTGGGTATTTCCCACCCCAAGTCATTGATTTATGCTGCTTCCGCAGGCTCAGTTAAGATGGACTGCTCCAGTTGATCGACAGCCCGCTCAAAAGCTCGGCGATTGAAGGCATAGTTCCGATTACCGGAAAGACAGTGCTCAAAGGCATCACTAGCTAGTTCCTCAATGCAGCTCTCTATCCACTTGGCGAAAGCTTGCGTCAAGTGGATAGAGAGCTGCATAATATTCGCCTTGTTCGCTTTCGTACCAAGCTTGAGCTTGCTGAGCTGCCTCTAGTAAGTGCACTGCTACAGAGAGGGGAATCTCAAGAGCGATCGCAGTGTGGTCCCCATGGCAGTTTCCTGGGAGAGCATAAGTTTGTTGGCTGAGCTGGGTCTGCTCATTGGGATTGGTTTCTAACTGAGCATTTGGAGTGCTGAAACTTTGAGTTAGCATGATTCTGAATTCCTCAATAACAGTTGGGGTTGGCCTCAGAACAGGCAGTTGTCCAGACTCGGCTGTTCTGAGGTGCATAATCAGCAGCGATCGTTGGTTTTCTGAGGACCGGCGATCGCTTGTTGTTTTTTGAAACTTGTACTGGTTTTTGATAGAGGTTGCTTTACTTGCTCCATCACACCTATTCTTTATTCTCGATTGACAAGTTTTAGTTGTCAATTGTTAGTTGTCAAGCGCTCAACAACGATAGGCGACTATGAAAGCAGAGCTAGTCGCATTGCCCATGAAAATTGCCATCACAATTGAATTGCCAGAGCTGGAGAAAGATCTAAAGACTTGGCGCGACGCGAAGGGTTGGTCATTGAATGACCTGTCGCGGCAGATCACTCTAGAGGGTAAGCGGATGACCAGTCAGAATATCCAACGGATTGAAACCAGTGAAACCAAGGTCGTCCCCTATGAAACCCTCAAAACCATTTGTGATGCGATGGGACTTGACTTAATGCCACAAATTGCCGAGGCCATCCAAAAGCAAATTCTTCAAAGCCGCTGATGAACAGCTCTTGCTATGTGAATTGGCGCTGAAATCTCCCTACTACAACTAGTCCCTAAAAAGCCTCAAGAGTTGGGCTCCGACCTGTCTGGGTACGGGAAGACAAATTTTGGCTAAAATTATCTATTTACTTTCATAAGCAAAGTAGCGTATAAAGTCGAGCAAAGCTTTGAATTTGATTTTAAAGCTTTTATGACGTTACTTCCGTAACAGCCATACACTTTCATGGTACCGTAGTACTATGTTTCAGCGACATAAGTATGGCTCCCAGAAGCAATCGAAAAACAGTCGGATACATTCGGGTCTCTACAGAAGAACAAAGCCATGGAAGATCCCTGCCTCATCAAACAGCTCAGCTTGAGACTTCCGGTGTAGATGAAATCTACTCCGATGTTGAATCTGGTGCGAGTTCAACACGCCCTGGTTTTGTCAAGCTGATCGAGGGAATTACGGAAGGCGAAATTGGAACGATCAAGGTTAGTAGGTGGGATAGATTAACCAGAAACAGTAATGAGTTTCCAATGCTCAAAGACATCCTGCGCGATAACAAGGTCAAGCTGATAGTTTTGGAACAAGGAGGAGAGCAAGACCTATCTACTGCGGCGGGAGAGCTTCAGGCTGACATCAACGTTCTTTTTGCCGCCTATGAAAGAGCTCTGGTTCGAGACCGAGTTCGGGGTGTAATGGCAAACCGTAGGCTTGAGAAAAATGCCTGGACAAGACCGCCTCTGCTTTATGAGATTGTTGATAAGCAATATGTTTTGAGTTGTGAACCTTGTGTTTGTTCTTTAGAGGACAGACCTAAAAACTATCTTAAATATGATGAGAATACTCCTCTGAAAAAGCTCTTGAGAGGGCAAAGTAAACGAGATATTGCAGAAGAGATTGTTAACTCATTGATAGAACTTAGAAAATACAGATCTGTTCTAAGCCGTTTACATAACAGATACACTATGTCAGGTGATAAAAATCCCTATTTGACACCAGGTATCACTATTTTTAGCTCCAGCGCAGGCTTAAAAAATTGGCTGCAAAACCCGATTCTTAGAGGTCATATTGCTTACCTTAGGAATGATTCAAGATGGACTAAAAGAGATCCAGACGAATGGGAAATCCATTTTAATACACATGTAGAGCACAGACTTTTTGATGATGAATTTTATGAGAATGAGCTCAAACCATTATTGGAAGCGAACGCTAAAAGATGTGCAAGAACAAAGGTTACCTCACATTTAACTAACTTGATTTTTTGTGCTGAGTGTCATTCCAGGTGTATTCTCAAAAGTGGCAATGCATATAAATACTATGGCTGTCGCCACTCTGGGGTTTCCTGTACTAATAGGAAATGTGTCCGAGTGGATGATATTGATGAGGCAATTATATTTAAGTTAACTGAACGAGTTAGATTCATCTCTCAAGCCATCAACCAATTTGAGAGTTTATCCAAGTCAGATACAGTAAGAAAATTAGAGGCACAAGTAGCTTGGTTAGAAAGTGCTCCAAACTTTAAGACTAGCTATCAAATTCAAAAACAACGTCGGGAATTACTAGAAAAAATTGAAAAGGAGAAATCCAATTCTAATGAGATAGCTAAACAAATGCTTTGTAATCCTCAAGCTGGCAAAATCAACTTTTGGTACTCTCTATCGGAAAACTTGCGAGAAATATTTTATGAGAAACTCTTGGACAAAGTCTTCATTGCTGATGAAGTTGTCTCCGTGTCATTGAAGGTTTAGTTCTTATTTCGAGAGTCAATTACTAATAGATTAAGAGTTCTAGAGATGTATAAGCTTACTTCAGATCTGTTTAGGGAAGCAGCAGAACGATTTGCTGTGATTGAGCCAGGATTGCTAACGCATTGGCCATCTAAATGCAAGTGTCCTGAACCTGGCATACGGTTCGAATGCCAAACTTGTCCTTACTATAAGAAGTTAGGGCAGTTAGTTCAGCAGCAAATAGATCCAGTTGGAGAGTTAGGTTTAGCAACCATTCGTCCTGTCAAACACGCAGATCCCTACACTGACCAGGTGAAGCAGCAGTGCATAGCGATGTATCAGCTAGGCTACTCTGTGAATGAAATTCAAGAACTTAACGGAATCCCTCTACGTCGCACCCTCCGAAATTGGTTGCGGACTAGTGGTCTACCAGGTCGTTCAGCTGATTTCTCAGAAAAGGAGAAGCAGATTTGCATTCAGTTATATCTTGACGGTTGGACACCCCGAGAAATTGAAGATCAGACTGACGTCTCCGCAGATACTATTACCGATTTGGTACACGCTGAGGGCATTGCTAGAGAAACTCGGTATCCGGAAGCAGTTAAACAGCAGAGTTTAGAGCTTTACAAAGAAGGGAAAACTGCTGCTCAAGTCGCTGAGATTACAGGTGTACATCCCGTAACTATCTATTCGTGGATAGCAGAAGCTGGCCTGGGGGGAAAGCAGAAGCGTTACTCAAAGGCGACGATAGACAAGTGTTTGAGGCTTTATAGAGAAGGAAAGTCACCCAAAGAAATCAGCGCTCTAACCAAAGTTAAAGCAGGAACGATTCGGTATTGGATCACAAAGGCCGGTCTGATTAAGGTTGAGGATGGCGATCAGGTTAAGGTCGTAACTCTGCTGCCTCCAGATCCCTCTCAGCCGGTCACACGCCAATCCTATGAAAGGAGGCCAGTCGGTTACTGGGAGAATTTTGACAACCTAAAGCGGGAACTTATTGCTCTTAATGAAATACGTGGGCAGATTGGTGTGATGCCAACTGCCCAAGAACTGCAACAAATGAAGCGGTGCGATCTGCAAAAGGCTGTTTCTGAATTTCATGGTGGGTATGCAGCGGTTGCCGAAAAGCTTGGTTTGATTTATGGCAAAAAAACCTATGGTTATTGGCTGGAATTCTCTAATCTTGAGCATGAATTAGTTGCTTTCATTGAGCATCATGGTACTCCTGGGGTGATGCCAACAAAGGAAGAGATTCAAGCAGTAGAACCATCTTTGTCTTGGGCGATCGGACAACACGGAGGGTTCTTGCAGGTGGCCCAACGCTTGAACCTGAAACTCTCTTACAGCAGGAAGCCTCGGGGTTACTGGAGGAATCTGGACAATATGAAGCGAGAAATTCTGGAGGTGGTTGAACAATTAGGTCAGATAGAGAAGACCATGCCAACGCATGAGGAGCTCACTCGAATCGGGCGTAAGGATTTGATCAATGCAATTGCGAGTAATGGAGGCTGGGCTTCTGTTGGGAAGCGGATTGGCCTACCCTATGTTAGAAATTACCCCAACCCTAATGACTACTGATGTTGGCTGGCGAGTGTGCCAATGGGGCGCGCTCTGGGTATCTTGAGTGAAGAGACAAAATCTCGCAACTAAATATTAGGTTATCGTTCCAAGAGCCTGCTGGTCATTTGACTGGTGGGCTCTTATGCTGTTGGCCTTCTTGTCATGACCTCGTTGCTTAGGATTACTACACTTTAAGGAGCTAGAACCATGACAAGCGATTCCCTCTTTCGAGCATCAATCAATCTCATCAAAATGAGAATTCATTTGTTGAAATTACGACTATATTTGAACGAGTATATCGAAGCAGAAAAAGCCAATGATGAGCGGCGAGAACAAGTAACGACTCCACATCCTAAAGGCTCGGTTGCAGAGAAGGATTACATTGATGGCTATCTCGATTATTTTGATGCTTGTCGAGAGCGGCAAATCCTGCATTGTCCTGGCGATCGCAGCCCTCACTATCGACAAGGGTGGGAAGCTTATGCGGCACAGCAATCCCGAGCATCTCAATTCCTATGGAGTGATACTGCGCCAAGAAGCGTGCGATCGCTTCGTATACAGTAAAGCATGAGGACAATCACATTTTTGTTTGAAGGGTAGGGCGATCGCTCCAGTCGAAAAAATCGAATAACTTTGGTGGCTCACGCAACTTTTCCGAGTCTTCGGTCATATTATCCAAAGCGGAAGTCTACCTGAAGTAAGATTACTTTCTTCAGGTAATAAGCGCAAAGCATTGATACGCCGTTGTTACATCCAAAGCCAGAGAACCAGTTAAACCCAGCTTATCGATCACTTTCACCTCAAAACGGCTAAAACCCTGATTCTGCTATTGATTGATAAGTTTTACTGAATTCGTCAGCATCGTTTGCGTTTACCACGGGCGATCGCTTCCCCACCATACGACCCAGCTCTCACACCCCACCCCGTCTCTGTTGAACTCGGGCGGGTGCGTGTCAATAAAAAAACGATCGCTCCTACTTCTACGCTAGAGGGGCGATCGCTTACCTTTTGGAACTTAATTTTACTTTGCTTGGTATCACACTACACCTAACAGCCCTTGAATAAAAGCAGTATCAACCCGTCATCCTTCCTTTTCATCACTGTCGGATGTGGCTGGGGAATCCTTTTCGTGGCGTTGAACTGCTGTTTGGTAATTCTCCCAGGCGGGTTGCTGTGAACTTGGACTCTGTTCAGCTGTTACCCGCTTGAACTGTTCCCACTGCTTCCGTTTCTCAAACCACTCTTTGCAAACTTCCTCAACCAGTTCGACTTCGCTACTCGTCAGGTTCTCGTTGGGAATATTGCGAGCCAAAATTCTGGCAACCTTGAACGCTTTTTCAAAGTCTATTCCCCACTTCACCAACTCTGTGCGATAGCTTTGCTCTTGCCTCTGCGTAGCTGAGAACCGCTCTTCCACAAAGACCCATGGTAACAACTGCTTTATTTAAGTACCCTGAGATACAGAATCACCCTAGCTAAAGGTAGAGTCTGCTTATTTCTATCGCCAGATATATAATCCTTAAGGATTAGTGCTTAAATACACTAATAAATCGTAGTGTTTACAGCAGGCAGAAGAAAAATGAGCCAGCGCTCACTGCTGCTGGGTCAACGAATCCTGGTGGTGGATGACGATATTGATACGCTCTTCTTGCTGAGCGTCACCCTCGAAGAGTACGGGGCAGAGGTCACTACTGCGACTTCAGTGGCAGAGGCGATCGAGCTGTTTAAGGAGTTACACCCCACCCTGATGATTAGTGACATTGGTCTCCCCTTTGAGGATGGTTTCTCCCTCATTCGAGAACTACGAACCTTGGAAGTGAAACGAGGGTGGCAGGTGCCTGCGATCGCTTTGACAGGGTATGCGGGGAAGGAGACGCGGGAGCGAGCTTTAGAGTTGGGCTTCCAGCAGTACCTAACCAAGCCAATCTTTCCAGACGTACTCATAGAAATTATCGTTCAGCTTCTGAGGCTGCGTGAGTAGCTAGCGATCGCCCTTAGTTGTGCAACTCAGAAGTTTGGTTGATCAAGGTCAACCCTTTTTGAGTGGCTAGTTGTAGGGCAAAGCCGTAAGCTATCTGATAATCCGCTTGGCTGGAGACGAAACGCCCTGGTCTGTAATCCAACTCATTGTCGAGGTATAACACAACCGCACCTTGATCAACATAGATAGAATAAAGGACGTTTTGTGCAGTATTAGCACTCATGGAAGTAAAGGTAGTGGTAGGGAACTGCCGTATTTTGTGTGCCCAGCGATGTAGCGCAAAACTACCAGGAGACGTATTTATTTCCTGTGGTCATAGAAATAGAAGCACCTCACTATCCCTAGTCTTTAAGTACCTAAAAGTGCTCGCTGTGAAGCGTAATGCTTAGTAACCAGGTTGATCAAGGGAAATCCTTTCTGAGCAGATAATGCCAAAGCAAAGTCACAGGCCATTTGGTAGTTT
Above is a genomic segment from Trichocoleus sp. FACHB-46 containing:
- a CDS encoding helix-turn-helix transcriptional regulator: MKAELVALPMKIAITIELPELEKDLKTWRDAKGWSLNDLSRQITLEGKRMTSQNIQRIETSETKVVPYETLKTICDAMGLDLMPQIAEAIQKQILQSR
- a CDS encoding recombinase family protein; the protein is MAPRSNRKTVGYIRVSTEEQSHGRSLPHQTAQLETSGVDEIYSDVESGASSTRPGFVKLIEGITEGEIGTIKVSRWDRLTRNSNEFPMLKDILRDNKVKLIVLEQGGEQDLSTAAGELQADINVLFAAYERALVRDRVRGVMANRRLEKNAWTRPPLLYEIVDKQYVLSCEPCVCSLEDRPKNYLKYDENTPLKKLLRGQSKRDIAEEIVNSLIELRKYRSVLSRLHNRYTMSGDKNPYLTPGITIFSSSAGLKNWLQNPILRGHIAYLRNDSRWTKRDPDEWEIHFNTHVEHRLFDDEFYENELKPLLEANAKRCARTKVTSHLTNLIFCAECHSRCILKSGNAYKYYGCRHSGVSCTNRKCVRVDDIDEAIIFKLTERVRFISQAINQFESLSKSDTVRKLEAQVAWLESAPNFKTSYQIQKQRRELLEKIEKEKSNSNEIAKQMLCNPQAGKINFWYSLSENLREIFYEKLLDKVFIADEVVSVSLKV
- a CDS encoding transposase — encoded protein: MYKLTSDLFREAAERFAVIEPGLLTHWPSKCKCPEPGIRFECQTCPYYKKLGQLVQQQIDPVGELGLATIRPVKHADPYTDQVKQQCIAMYQLGYSVNEIQELNGIPLRRTLRNWLRTSGLPGRSADFSEKEKQICIQLYLDGWTPREIEDQTDVSADTITDLVHAEGIARETRYPEAVKQQSLELYKEGKTAAQVAEITGVHPVTIYSWIAEAGLGGKQKRYSKATIDKCLRLYREGKSPKEISALTKVKAGTIRYWITKAGLIKVEDGDQVKVVTLLPPDPSQPVTRQSYERRPVGYWENFDNLKRELIALNEIRGQIGVMPTAQELQQMKRCDLQKAVSEFHGGYAAVAEKLGLIYGKKTYGYWLEFSNLEHELVAFIEHHGTPGVMPTKEEIQAVEPSLSWAIGQHGGFLQVAQRLNLKLSYSRKPRGYWRNLDNMKREILEVVEQLGQIEKTMPTHEELTRIGRKDLINAIASNGGWASVGKRIGLPYVRNYPNPNDY
- a CDS encoding response regulator, with the translated sequence MSQRSLLLGQRILVVDDDIDTLFLLSVTLEEYGAEVTTATSVAEAIELFKELHPTLMISDIGLPFEDGFSLIRELRTLEVKRGWQVPAIALTGYAGKETRERALELGFQQYLTKPIFPDVLIEIIVQLLRLRE